From the Salarias fasciatus chromosome 16, fSalaFa1.1, whole genome shotgun sequence genome, one window contains:
- the LOC115403240 gene encoding ras-related protein Rab-17, translating to MGESLPDVPGGDQERGAAFRRPVRTLRVKMVLLGGSGVGKSSLALRFGKDEFRSTSPTVGCAYLTRVVHLSEVTLRFEIWDTAGQEKYHSVTPLYYRGAHAALLVYDISSRESFIRAQLWLKELEKQSVPGSTLTWLVGNKGDLDQDRQVSAQEGKKLAKDRSLFFTETSALSGDQVNELMLDVAHRVYEHVGEEQGGLTEWKETLPEEMYHRDTSNPLSSCCKVGP from the exons ATGGGGGAGAGTCTCCCAGATGTGCCGGGAGGAGATCAGGAGCGTGGTGCTGCTTTCAGGAGGCCTGTGAGGACCCTCAGGGTTAAGATGGTCCTTCTGGGAGGCTCTGGTGTGGGCAAGTCCAGTCTGGCTTTACGATTTGGGAAGGATGAGTTCAGGAGTACATCGCCTACTGTAGGCT gTGCCTACCTGACCCGGGTGGTCCACCTGAGCGAGGTGACTCTTCGCTTTGAGATCTGGGACACGGCGGGGCAGGAGAAGTACCACAGCGTGACCCCGCTGTACTACAGGGGGGCCCACGCTGCCCTGCTGGTCTACGACATCAGCAGCAGG GAGTCTTTCATCAGAGCTCAGCTGTGGCTCAAAGAGCTGGAGAAACAGTCCGTCCCGGGGTCCACGCTCACATGGCTGGTCGGAAACAAAGgagatctggaccaggaccgaCAAGTGTCAGCACAG GAAGGGAAGAAGCTGGCCAAAGACAGGAGTCTGTTCTTCACAGAGACCTCCGCTCTGTCCGGGGATCAAGTCAACGAGCTGATGCTGGATGTTG cccACAGAGTGTACGAGCACGTTGGAGAGGAGCAGGGCGGACTGACAGAGTGGAAGGAGACGCTACCGGAGGAGATGTATCACAGAGACACCTCCAAtcctctttcttcctgctgcaAAGTCGGACCTTAA